CCTCCCGTTCCTTCCTCTGTCGCCGCTGGAGGAAGCCGTCGGGGGAAGCCCAGGCAGTTGATGGCGGTGTCAGAGGATCTGTCCCCTCCCTTGTTGGGTTTGGGTTGATGCAAGGCAACCACGAGCAGGGGGGCCATGAGCGAGGGGCACCTCTACGAATGTGGGTCGCTGCTGGTGCAGCGTCTCGCCTCCGGTGACGGCGCGTGACGGTGACATGGTTGTGTGTGGTAGCGACAGTGCTGGAGGGACGCAGGGGAATGGCTAATGGTGCAATTGATGATGGCCTACAAGACATAGAGGATGGCGTAGCACCTTTGTGGCGTGCGGCATTGACGTGTTGGTAGGTGGTAGCGGCAGTGCTATAGGGACGCAGGGGAATGGCTAATGGTGCGGCTGATGATGGCCTGCAAGACACAGAGGATGGCGTAGCACCTTTGTGTATGTATCCCGATAGTTATCGTCCAACAAAGAGCAGAGAAGAGCATTGTGAGTCGTGTTTCGTTCACACACAAGTTGTCACAAGTTTCACGTGAATTAATTGTTTGAAAATCTACAGATTGTATTAGTGTCCCATGAAACAAATATATCAGGGTGGTAAAAATCATTGATTGTTGCAGCGAGAATAATAGCGactataaagtaaaaataaataaattaaaaaacTGAAACTAGAAGTGTTTCGAGTAGTAGAGAGATTAGGCATGGAGAAACTTCTAATCATAGCGTATATCAAGTGTGTCAGTCAACGGTAATACCAGTTAACTTGTATCGTGATCCTATTACATGATTTTTTTATTCGGTAGGCGGATCACCCTTCGAGTGGTCGAACTCATCCACGTTGGATTCGTTCTCCCCTGTAGTCCTGCTTCAACGTTGCCATAACATGGTAGTCTTCCACAAGACCAGAACAATGCATTAGGTTCTATAGATCACCGTTATCTCATAATGTCTTCACTTATCGTTGATATTTCCAACTATCACCAGAAGGCCACATATTCACTAAACAATATGTGTTACCTGAAGAAAATATgttctaaaggcaataataaagttgttatttatattttcttatatcatgataaatgtttattattcatgctagaattgtattaaccggaaacttagtacatgtgtgaatacatagacaaaacagagtgtccctagtatgcctctatttgactagctcgttaatcaaaagatggttaagttttctgaccatagacatgtgttgtcatttgatgaacgggatcacatcagtacagaatgatgtgatggacaagacccatccattagtttagcataatgatcgtttagttttattgctattgatttctttatgacttatacatattcttctaactatgagattatgcaactcccaaataccagagaaacaccttgtgtgctatcaaacgtcacaacgtaactgggtgattataaagatgctctacaggcgtctccgaaggtgtttgttgagttggcatagatcaagattaggatttttcacttcgagtatcggagaggtatctctggaccctgtcggtaatgcacatcactataagccttgcaagcaatgtgactaatgagttggttgcggggtgatgcattatgaaacgagtaaagagacttgccggtaataagattgaactaggtatgatggtactgacgatcaaatcttgcgcaaataacatactgatgacaaagggaacaacgtatgttgttatgcggtttgaccgataaagatcttcgtagaatatgtaggagccaatatgagcatccaggttccgctattggttattgaccggagatgtgtctcggtcatgtctacatagttctcgaacccatagggtccgcacgcttaacggtcgatgacgatttgtaatatgagttatgtgatttaatgaccgaagtttgttcagagtcccgaatgagatcacagacatgatgaggagtctcgaaatggtcgagaggtaaagattgatatattggaaagctatattcggacatcggaatggttccgagtgattcgggtattttttgaagtaccgggaagttacgggaatttaccgggagaagtaatgggccttattgggccatatgggaaaagAGGAGGCgggccaaggggaggtggcgcccccccatgggtcctaattggactaggggaaggggtcgGCGCCCCCTTGcgttttcctactccctctcttttttcctctttccttctctcctactacgaaaaggaaagggattcctactGGGACTtgaaagtcctagtaggactccatactcttggcgcgcccctagggggccgtcctctctccctccctcctttatatgtgggcaggggcaccccaaagacacaccaaatcttttcttagccatgtgcggtgcccccctccacggttacacacctcggtcatatcatcgtagtgcttaggcgaagccctatgccggtaACTTCATGATCGccgtcgccacgctgtcgtgctgacggaactctccctcatcctcaactggatcaagatatcgagggacgtcatcaagctgaagttcggtggttggatcgcgaagacgttcactacaagaaatatgtcaacttgtgaccctcactattggccgctgaaaggtcatagtttttcatttgcgacctttttgtgaccaaaaacagaaggtcaaaagttggcagtcgtaaactgaaattagtgatcttctttgtgatatgtaaaaggtcgttggttccacgaccaaattttttttttgagcAAATCCACGACGaaatttttggtcactagcaacctccccaggccacgtaggcatctagcgtggcaagctgattggcacaagaatcagcctggTCCGATTTggcgttttacatgggccgagcccaacaattcagcctttttatatatttttctgtcaatttttgatcggcttcatgggccaggcccaacaattcagccttgttAGTTTTTGAGATTCATGCAATTTTTTTGGCCCTCGGGCTTTTTGCAGTACATTTCTTTTTTTGTAAGACTTTCCATTTCATTTTTGAAATTGTTCGATGCTTGTTGTTATGTGGCTTGTTTCAGCCCAATTATTTGTCCAGTTTGGCCCAAGCAGACTTTAGCCCAATCACACACATACATCCAACATTATTTCATTCAAATTAGGAAAACTCCTAGGTTTACataacacaaaaagaaaatatctccCAAGTTTACATAACACAAAAATCATCTCAGGAATACATTTTCTTACACAGGACTATATAATAAGAAAGATGGCACATCTGCTACTATCATAATAGCACGATGTACTTTTTTTAACAGAACAGTACAATGGATTTCATTGCTCTCTCTTATGCGACATGCTCCAGCTGCCACAACTTGCCATCCTACAATGAGAGAGATATAACATTAGTGGAGCAAATGCTCAATCAAACACCAAGGGGTTAATAAAGCCTTAGCTAGCATGCATTCGAAATTTAGATAGTTGGTATAGCCTTGTCAAGCAGGCAATCAATTACAGAAATTAAATGAGGACCAGACTTTACAATTACAGTACCATAGGACAAATCCATCAATCCATGAGGCAAAATATGAGTGAatccaaaaagaggtagaaaggaatacCTATTTTGATCCTGAGGAGCTCATGACCATAGCCATTCATCCTGGATCAGACGCGCTGGGAGCTTGTAGCTTGTCTTGGTCATACTGCTATCCTAGGTAACAAGAAAAATCAAAGCAACAATTTAGACTTGGTGTTAACGAACAGACACTGTAAATCAATAGTAGCATATTAAGCACCAATTTTCTCGGATGCAAGGAGAAGAGGAGCAAAACGACACAGAGAGGTGGGACATTTGTTGTACCTGTAGATGATGTCCGCAGCCAAGGAAGATACATGGGGCCAGCCTTGCATGTGTGCTTGCTTCATCGGTGCATGCATCACCGTAGCAGCCAAGCAAGTAGGCATCATCAACATCTCCTCACCACTTTCCTGCCAACAGAGAAAGAGCCAAAACAAAATATATTATACCATAATATGACACCAGAGCGCAGATCAGTAATAGTAAATCACAAAGTATATCCACAACACCATAAAATAGTCCCAGACCCTAGTGCTATTTGAGTATATCGCATGTAGTTTATTTTCATGAAGTGTTGTGTATGCACGATAAATCCCGAAACAGGAGAAGGATGGCTTATCAACAAATTGAACTTAGAAATGAAACTTTGTAATGCTCAAGTTTCAGCTAATAGGGATTACAGAATTTTAGATGGGACAAATTCTTCTAGTTGCACTTATCACAGATAGAAGATTTTATAGTGAAGAAACATTTACAATCAAAGACACAGACTGGAACATATCAATTTCGAGGTGCAGTTTGTATACAATCGGACATCTCAGGTTGTATACTACTCATGAATACAGAGTCAAGGGATGCAACTTGTCAATAGCATTTGAGGGGCAGAAGCTAATCCACAATGGAAATATGACTAACATTTAGAGCATCATTATCGATTTCAAAAGAGCAAGCATGATATTGCATCCAAATGAGTAGGTAGCTCTCCAAATGAGTTTTGTTGCATCAATGAGTTCGAACAAGACTCTACGGCTCATACTATTCCTGATCTCATGGACAGCCAACACATGCACTGCTCATGCATGAATGCATTGTAAATTTGTAATTGTAGCAGAATCTGGAGAGAAGTGCATAGTAAGAGTGGTGCTCTGCTGCTACATAAAAGAAAGGAAAGGATGCTACTAAAGCAACAACATAAATGGGCAAAAACAACCGCGGCTGGGCACGGAtgcgctgcttgaggatgcggcgTTGGCGAGCAGGTGGAGGTCCTTCTTGGGTGGTAGCGCGCAGCCGATGCCTAACCGGTTCGGCCTCTTCTCGAACAGTGAGTTCGTCACCATGTCCTGCAACCAGACACCAACCCAACACAGTCAGATCACACGCGCCGCGACCGGGAGATGTCGGCACTAGAGTCACCATGTTGCCTGTAATTCGATCAAGACAAATACAATCAGGATCAGGATCATAGGTTCAGAACAAGAATAGTGAAGGCATTTATGCTACAAAAACAAGGAGATGATGCAAACTCTAACGAAGCAGGCATAGAGTAACAACTCCATTACACTTAAGCTGCTGCTACCTGCATATACTAAATGGAACCAGAAGTATGTCGACTACTAGACGGCCATGCATGATGCCCAGGAAAAAAGAATGCAAAAACACAAATGACATCCACTAATTAACCACAAGTGAGTTATCTCAGAGGTGCTACTCAAGCACTTGGAACCAGTATAGCAAGATAGATTACAAAAAAATAATTCAACATAAACCATTGCAAGCATGATGAGGTATTAAGCTTTTCACCTGCATTGCAATTTTCAGGATATGGAACCAACCAGTAAGCAAAGGTTAGGCGGAGCATTCTTTAGGACCAGCAAATTCAATAATAAGCATATCATGGACTAGAACAATCTATACCAGTGTGGATGTTGTTTTCCGCTATATATCTCCAACAATAACACTAGTATCAAACTTAAAAAAGAAATGCTTGACTAGAACAATCTATACCACTGTGGCCATTTAGCTTTAACTCTGAACTCTGAACTCTGAAGATAAGTGTTCACAGTCTGAACTCGGAAGATATATTCAACTATGCAATACAATACTGAATTTATTGGTTCCACTACTGAATCGAAATTTACCAGTGCTGGGTTTGGAGTGGATCCCCTTCTCTTCACGTGGCTCCAAGGTCCAATCATGGGACACCGAGCAGGCTCGCCGCCATCGCGACGTACTAACCCAAACTCGCCAGCACCGACGCTCACCACCGGCCGCCGTGCGGCACGAACGCCTCCTTCTTGGTCAAGGCCGCCGTGATTCGCACGAGGTTGCCTTCGCGCCAGAATCGGGCAGCGGCGTCCCAGGGTCACCGCATGGCCCCAGCCGCTGCTTCTGACGCCAGAGTCCCGCAGAGCCATCCTGTCGAGTCCGCGTCTTGGTTCGCGCGATGGAGCCTCGTTGCCGAAAGCCCGCGCTGGTCCTCCTGCCGCAGCAATGCGGCCGCTCACTGAAACCTCCCGCGGTCGCTGCACAGCTGCGTgcttccccgccgtcgtcccccacCGCGCGGAGTGGCAGGGCCAGCTCGTCGGTCACCACGAGCGCCGCCACGGCCGTGGACGCCATGGACCCAGACCGGATCAAATCGCCTGCAACCCTGCGAGCGAGAAGGGGATGCGATGGCGTCAGGTGGATCGGATGGAAAAACGAATGGATGGATGGATCTGACGAG
The sequence above is a segment of the Triticum dicoccoides isolate Atlit2015 ecotype Zavitan chromosome 1A, WEW_v2.0, whole genome shotgun sequence genome. Coding sequences within it:
- the LOC119280256 gene encoding uncharacterized protein LOC119280256; amino-acid sequence: MALRDSGVRSSGWGHAVTLGRRCPILARRQPRANHGGLDQEGGVRAARRPVVSVGAGEFGLVRRDGGEPARCPMIGPWSHVKRRGSTPNPALDMVTNSLFEKRPNRLGIGCALPPKKDLHLLANAASSSSASVPSRGKW